The following coding sequences lie in one Streptomyces xiamenensis genomic window:
- a CDS encoding sugar ABC transporter ATP-binding protein, whose translation MPGPTEAPPPTLRLRGVAKSFGAVTAVRDVSLDLRPGRVHALAGENGAGKSTLVRMLAGAHRPDRGTVELDGRPTVLRDPAAARAAGIAVIHQEPTLFPDLSLAENLYMSRQPTGRLARIDHRALRAATTAQLARLGVALDPDRPARGLSIAEQQLVEIARALSLDARIFVMDEPTAALSGTEVEYLFTVVRGLCARGAAVLFISHRFEEIFALADDITVLRDGQWVSTDPAHRLTPDTVVRRMVGRDIGALFPKTPATPGETVLAVEGLTRHGAFTDISFTVRRGEILALAGLVGAGRSEVVRAVFGVDRYDAGTVTVAGKVLRPGSPAAAMAAGLALVPEDRRQQGLVLDLSIERNTALTRLRGLARRGILTTRRERAEALRWSERLRVRHSGTHAPAGTLSGGNQQKIVLAKWLATAPAVLILDEPTRGIDVGTKAEVHRMMSELADRGMAIVMVSSELPEVLAMADRILVLHEGRATATLPGPTATAESVMAAATGTPEEGP comes from the coding sequence GTGCCCGGTCCCACCGAAGCCCCGCCCCCAACCCTGCGACTGCGCGGCGTCGCCAAATCCTTCGGCGCCGTGACCGCCGTCCGCGACGTATCCCTGGACCTGCGTCCCGGCCGTGTGCACGCCCTCGCCGGTGAGAACGGCGCCGGAAAATCCACCCTGGTCCGTATGCTGGCCGGCGCCCACCGTCCCGACCGGGGCACCGTGGAACTCGACGGCCGGCCCACCGTCCTGCGCGACCCGGCCGCCGCCCGCGCCGCCGGAATCGCCGTCATCCACCAGGAGCCCACCCTCTTCCCCGACCTCTCCCTGGCCGAGAACCTCTACATGAGCCGCCAGCCCACCGGCCGGCTCGCACGCATCGACCACCGCGCCCTGCGCGCCGCCACCACCGCCCAACTCGCCCGGCTCGGCGTCGCCCTCGACCCCGACCGGCCCGCCCGCGGTCTGTCCATCGCCGAACAGCAACTCGTCGAGATCGCCCGCGCGCTCTCCCTGGACGCCCGGATCTTCGTCATGGACGAGCCCACCGCCGCCCTGTCGGGCACCGAGGTCGAGTACCTGTTCACCGTGGTGCGCGGACTGTGCGCACGCGGCGCCGCCGTCCTGTTCATCTCGCACCGCTTCGAGGAGATCTTCGCCCTCGCCGACGACATCACCGTGCTCCGCGACGGACAGTGGGTCTCCACCGACCCCGCCCACCGCCTCACCCCCGACACCGTGGTGCGCCGCATGGTCGGCCGGGACATCGGCGCCCTCTTCCCCAAGACGCCGGCCACCCCGGGCGAGACCGTGCTCGCCGTCGAGGGCCTCACCCGGCACGGCGCCTTCACGGACATCTCCTTCACCGTCCGGCGCGGCGAGATCCTCGCCCTCGCCGGCCTGGTGGGCGCCGGCCGCAGCGAGGTGGTGCGCGCCGTCTTCGGCGTCGACCGGTACGACGCCGGCACCGTCACCGTGGCCGGGAAGGTCCTGCGCCCGGGGTCCCCGGCCGCCGCCATGGCCGCCGGACTCGCCCTCGTCCCCGAGGACCGCCGCCAGCAGGGCCTGGTCCTCGACCTGTCCATCGAACGCAACACCGCCCTCACCCGGCTGCGCGGCCTCGCCCGCCGCGGCATCCTCACCACCCGCCGCGAACGCGCCGAGGCGCTGCGCTGGAGCGAACGGTTACGCGTGCGGCACAGCGGTACGCACGCCCCGGCCGGTACCCTCTCCGGCGGCAACCAGCAGAAGATCGTGCTGGCCAAATGGCTGGCCACCGCACCCGCCGTCCTCATCCTCGACGAACCCACCCGCGGCATCGACGTGGGTACCAAGGCCGAGGTGCACCGGATGATGTCCGAACTGGCCGACCGGGGCATGGCCATCGTGATGGTCTCCTCCGAACTCCCCGAGGTCCTCGCCATGGCCGACCGCATCCTGGTGCTCCACGAGGGCCGCGCCACCGCCACCCTCCCCGGCCCCACCGCCACCGCCGAATCCGTCATGGCCGCCGCCACCGGCACCCCGGAGGAGGGACCGTGA
- a CDS encoding ABC transporter permease, producing the protein MSRAHPRELGVLAALVLLVAVTAAANSRFLSGQSIRDLLLSAAVLTVLAAGQTIVVLTRNIDLSVGSVLGLSAFGTADLLSAAPGTPLPLAALAGIAVGALCGALNGALISYGGVPALVITLGTLYVFRGIAHSWAAGRQINAADLPRPFLNLGTATVAGIPVLALLATAVVLAVAVWLHSYRSGRELYAIGSEPAAAARAGIPAGRRVRTAFLLSGSLAGLAGVLYAARYGTVDATAGQGLELQVVAAVVVGGVAIFGGSGTVLGAALGALLLTCIGTSLAVLRVDPFWQQAVVGALILAAIGLDRLLTARLAARAARTAGAVRTAPEVSRGS; encoded by the coding sequence GTGAGCCGAGCCCACCCCCGCGAACTGGGCGTGCTGGCCGCGCTGGTGCTGCTGGTCGCCGTCACCGCCGCCGCCAACTCCCGATTCCTGTCCGGCCAGAGCATTCGCGACCTGCTGCTGTCCGCAGCCGTCCTCACCGTCCTCGCGGCCGGCCAGACCATCGTCGTCCTCACCCGCAACATCGACCTGTCCGTCGGCTCCGTGCTGGGCCTGTCCGCCTTCGGCACCGCCGACCTGCTCTCCGCCGCCCCCGGCACCCCGCTGCCGCTGGCCGCCCTCGCCGGGATCGCCGTCGGGGCGCTGTGCGGGGCCCTCAACGGTGCCCTGATCAGCTACGGCGGTGTCCCCGCCCTCGTCATCACCCTCGGCACGCTGTACGTCTTCCGGGGCATCGCGCACTCGTGGGCGGCCGGCCGGCAGATCAACGCCGCCGACCTGCCCCGCCCCTTCCTGAACCTGGGCACCGCCACCGTGGCCGGCATCCCCGTCCTGGCCCTGCTCGCCACCGCCGTGGTGCTCGCCGTCGCCGTGTGGCTGCACAGCTACCGCAGCGGACGTGAGCTGTACGCGATCGGCTCCGAGCCGGCCGCCGCCGCACGCGCCGGCATCCCGGCCGGCCGCCGGGTCCGGACCGCCTTCCTGCTCAGCGGCTCACTCGCCGGGCTCGCCGGAGTGCTGTACGCCGCCCGCTACGGCACCGTCGACGCCACCGCCGGGCAGGGCCTGGAACTCCAGGTGGTCGCCGCCGTCGTGGTCGGCGGCGTCGCCATCTTCGGCGGCAGCGGCACCGTGCTCGGCGCCGCCCTCGGCGCGCTCCTGCTCACCTGCATCGGCACCTCGCTGGCCGTGCTGCGGGTGGACCCGTTCTGGCAGCAGGCCGTCGTCGGCGCCCTGATCCTGGCCGCCATCGGACTCGACCGGCTGCTGACCGCCCGACTCGCGGCCCGCGCGGCCCGTACCGCGGGCGCCGTCCGTACCGCCCCGGAGGTGTCCCGTGGCAGCTGA
- a CDS encoding ABC transporter permease produces the protein MAAEPRSALPGALRRWDTALIATLLLVTLAAALLVDGFATGRNTQFLLLDAVAVGLVALPVTLIIVTGEIDLSVASTLGLCSAVMGQLWLSGWPLELVVLAVVALGAVLGAVNGLFVTGFGLPALAVTIGTLAAYRGLAFVVLGDRAVADFPRQWTDAAGGTAPAGAIPAAMLITALAAAGCAVLLHATPLGRALFAIGNNAEAARFSGIAVARTKFWLFVGCGAVSGLAGVFWTLRYASARADNGQGLELAVVAAVLLGGVSIFGGRGTLAGVCAGVLLLVTLRNALQLADVPADTLDIVTGSLLIVSVIAPRALSGLRQRRRSRATRT, from the coding sequence GTGGCAGCTGAACCCCGCTCGGCGCTCCCCGGTGCCCTGCGCCGCTGGGACACCGCCCTGATCGCCACCCTCCTGCTGGTGACCCTCGCCGCCGCCCTGCTCGTCGACGGCTTCGCCACCGGCCGCAACACCCAGTTCCTGCTGCTGGACGCCGTCGCCGTCGGCCTGGTCGCCCTCCCCGTCACCCTGATCATCGTCACCGGCGAGATCGATCTGTCGGTGGCCAGCACCCTGGGCCTGTGCAGCGCCGTGATGGGCCAGCTGTGGCTGTCCGGCTGGCCGCTGGAACTGGTGGTCCTCGCCGTCGTCGCGCTCGGCGCGGTGCTCGGCGCCGTCAATGGCCTGTTCGTCACCGGCTTCGGGCTCCCGGCGCTCGCCGTCACCATCGGCACCCTCGCCGCCTACCGGGGCCTGGCGTTCGTGGTACTCGGCGATCGCGCCGTCGCCGACTTCCCCCGTCAGTGGACGGACGCGGCCGGCGGTACGGCGCCGGCCGGCGCGATCCCCGCCGCCATGCTGATCACCGCGCTCGCCGCGGCCGGCTGCGCGGTGCTGCTGCACGCCACCCCCCTGGGCCGGGCCCTGTTCGCCATCGGCAACAACGCCGAGGCCGCCCGCTTCTCCGGCATCGCCGTGGCAAGGACCAAGTTCTGGCTCTTCGTCGGCTGCGGCGCCGTCTCGGGGCTGGCCGGGGTGTTCTGGACGCTGCGCTACGCCAGCGCCCGCGCCGACAACGGCCAGGGCCTGGAACTCGCCGTGGTGGCCGCCGTCCTGCTGGGCGGGGTCTCCATCTTCGGCGGCCGCGGCACCCTCGCCGGCGTGTGCGCCGGAGTGCTGCTGCTCGTCACCCTGCGCAACGCCCTCCAACTCGCCGACGTGCCCGCCGACACGCTCGACATCGTGACCGGCTCCCTGCTGATCGTCTCGG